The following are from one region of the Heterodontus francisci isolate sHetFra1 chromosome 34, sHetFra1.hap1, whole genome shotgun sequence genome:
- the LOC137348842 gene encoding probable G-protein coupled receptor 139, translating into MVVVIGDFNFPNIDWNLLSANSLDGAVFVRCVQEDLLPKFSNSEYFYNNSSNEDVYDAQQKIIHFKSNLAVIVILCRGRCGLSRCITYYLVSMAMTDLLVIITAVILNRIVTNYLPFSFLSITPVYGLRVALNFAAIDSSVWFTVVFTFDRFMAICCNKLKMKYCSKKTAARVIGTVCILTCLNNTFVYFICEPVYIVNSIPWFCSIKLTYYTSPAWVTFDWLHRILNPCLPFILILLLNALTIRHILAASRARRRLRAHSNGKTQSDPETEKRRNSIVLLFCVSCSFILLYLLQLVSFLYVRILSISYFSGSNFNESNYVLEESGYMLQFLSSCINPFIYVGTQSQFRVELKKGMKYPMSLIVKLFQR; encoded by the exons atGGTTGTTGTCattggtgacttcaacttccctaatattgattggaacctcctgagtgcaaatagtttggatggagcagtttttgtcaggtgtgtccaggagg ATTTACTGCCCAAATTTTCCAACAGTGAATACTTTTACAACAATTCATCGAATGAGGACGTTTATGATGCTCAGCAGAAAATAATCCATTTTAAAT ctaacctggcagtgattgtgatcctgtgccGAGGAAGATGTGGTCTGTCCAGATGTATTACTTACTACCTAGTGTCCATGGCCatgacggatctcctggtcattatcactgctgtGATATTAAACCGAATTGTTACTAATTATTTGCCATTCAGTTTCCTGAGCATCACACCAGTATATGGTCTCCGTGTCGCCCTGAACTTTGCAGCCATTGATAGTTCTGTCTGGTTCACGGTTGTTTTCACGTTTGATCGctttatggccatttgttgcaaTAAGCTGAAAATGAAATATTGCTCCAAGAAAACAGCGGCAAGGGTTATAGGAACGGTCTGTATACTGACCTGCTTAAATAATACCTTTGTGTATTTTATATGTGAACCTGTGTATATAGTTAACAGCATACCCTGGTTCTGCAGCATAAAATTAACTTATTATACATCACCTGCATGGGTCACATTTGACTGGCTTCACCGTATTTTAAacccttgtctcccattcattctgattttactgcttaATGCTCTGACCATCAGACACATTCTAGCAGCCAGtagagctcgcaggagactccgagcccaTAGTAATGGAAAgactcagagtgacccagagaCAGAAAAGCGGAGAAACTCCATTGTTTTACTCTTCTGTGTCTCTtgcagtttcatcctgttatatttgtTACAGCTTGTGTCTTTCCTCTACGTCCGAATTTTGAGCATTAGTTATTTCTCTGGTTCCAATTTCAACGAATCAAATTATGTTCTGGAGGAAAGCGGATATATGCTTCAGTTTTTGAGTTCTTGCATCAATCCTTTCATTTATGTCGGGACCCAAAGTCAATTCAGAGTCGAGTTAAAGAAAGGAATGAAATATCCAATGAGTCTAATTGTTAAATTATTTCAACGATGA